The uncultured Roseibium sp. DNA segment CGGAAGCGGGCTGCAAACGACCGGCCCGCCACCCGGCCAAGGCGGTCAGCCCCGGAAATCGCCCTCCCGCCACCGGACAACGGCAGCGGTCACCAGGCCGAACAGGAGGTGGCCGACAAGCGACGCCCAGGTCAGGGTTACGAAGCCGAGGAATGGCGGCAGGCCGGCAAAAACATGCGCCATGATGTAAAGCGCGAAGACCCACAGTCCGACGCCGAAACCGAGACCGACACTCCACCAGGGCAGAAACGGGGTGACGACCCGGGCGATCGGACGGGCAATGAACAGGTAGCCGAGCGGATAAAACACCACACCGACGATGCCGTGGATCAGTTCGGCCAGAAACAGGTTGCGGAAGCCGAACACCGATTGGACCAGAGCGGCCGGCTGCAATGGACCGCCGACCCACAACGGCGTGATCGCCCGCGCCCAGACTTCCCAGACCGTATCCGCCGCCGCGCCGGCGAGAATGGCCGTCACGAGGACCCCGAGCGTCAGTTTCGGAAACAGGGACCGCTCATCCCGGTTCATGTGCAATGTTCCAATCATGACTTATCTCCTTGTCTGCAAGTCATTCTCCGGTGTGGAATTTTCCGGGTTCTGGCCGTAACTTACTCGCGGGCGGCGACGGCCCGCCAATATCGGCTGGCGATGCTTTCGATAGCCGGCAGCTATCGGCCGACGCACCGATCGGAGACACGACGATGGAAATGCATCAGATCCGGTATTTTCTGGCAGTCGCCGAGCATCTGAACTTCACCCGCGCCGCCGAAGCCTGCCATGTGGCCCAGCCGTCCCTGACACGCGCCATCAAGAAGCTCGAGGAAGAACTGGGAGGAGAGCTTTTCCGCCGCGAACGGAGCGCCACCCATGTCACCGACCTGGGGCGCATGATGCTGCCGCTGCTGGAGACATGCTACGAAGGCGCACGGTCTGCGCGCGAGGTGGCGGGGTCCTATGCGAGAGGCGACGAGGCGCCCCTTGCAGTCGCGGTAGCCACTTCCGTCGACCTGTCCCCTTTCCTTGCCGCCTTTACGGAACTGGCCCGCACCTTTCCCGGTCTCAAGCTGACACTGTCACGGGGCGACTGTCCCGACATCCTGAACCGGCTGAAGGCCGGCGAAGCGGATTTCGGGATCGCCGGCAGGTTCGACGAACAATGGGACCGGCTGAATTCCTGGCCACTGTTCACCGAGGACGCCGGGCTTTGCGTACATCGGGATCACCCGCTCGCCGGCCGCGACTGCATTCGGGCCGCGGATATCTCGGGCAGCCGTTTCCTCGACCGACCCTATTGTGCCGATGCCATTCTCTGGAGAGACAAGCTGGAGGCCCTCGGCATGGCCGCGTCCGTGCGCCATGCCATGGCAAGCGATCAGGATGTCGGCGCGTTCCTCGCCAGAAACCTCGGTGTCGCCGTCCTGCCGCAGACAACGCCGAAGCCCGATGACATCCGCCTGCTCGCGGTGGAGGACCTGGATCCGGTGCGCACTGTCCGGCTCTACGACGTAGCAGGCCGGCACCGTTCGATTGCCGGCTCCGCTTTCATGAAACTGTTGCGCTCAGCCGACCTGCTTGCCTGACAAAGCCTTGAAGATACGCTCCTCCGGCATGCGCCGTCGGAAGTCCGGATCGACAAAGCGATCTACAATCAGGCCGTTACCGGCGACGACAAAGGTGGCAGGAACCGGGAGGAACCAACCGTCGTTGCCCTGAAACGTCGAGATATCGACACCCGACTTCAGGAAACGGTCCCGGATTTCTTCGCCCACCCAGACCATCAACCCGAGAGAGAGGGCATAGGCGTTGTCGATGTCGCTCAGGATCGGGAACGTGATGCCGTAGTCGGACTTCAGACGCTGTGCATAGAGCCGCTTTTCCGGGATCACCGAGATGACATTTGCCCCAAGGCCGGCGAGTTCCGGTGCAATATCGACGAAACTGCACAGTTCCATCCGGCAGTAGGAACACCAGTGGCCCCGGTTCATGCTGACGACCAGCGGTCCGTGCCTGAGCTGCTCGCCGAGGCTGACAAGGCGCCCCTCTTCGTCCGGCAACAGGAAGTCGGGCATGGGATCTCCCGCAACCGGGGCCAGCGCGGCAGCGTCGTCCAGCCGGTCGATCATCCGCTGGTAGGCGGCGTCCAACTCCGGATTTTCGCGTTTGCGCTGATCCGCCAGCGCCCTCAGGCGATCGGCGAGCGTATCTTCCTTTCGCGGCATGCCCTCTCCCGACACCAGTTGCCTTTGTCCGGAATTGGTTTCCCAAGCCGGACCAGTCATGACATCTCACACTATCCAGCTAGCACAGGATTCAATAGCCAACGGCTATGATTATCATCGCCGATACGGTTTCGTTGCCGCAAGGCAGCGGCCGTACTTGGTTTGACGGCTCGCTTTGTCCGAAGCGACAGAAGCCGTTCGGAGCGCCGAGAACGAACTTGTGCATCGAATGCGGCTACATATTGCCGGAGGGAACGCTTATAGGGTCGCGAGAAGAAAGGGCGATTGAACAAGCCGCCCAAGTCAGCGATCATCTTCTCATGTCCGGTAGATTCGCCCGGGTGCAGCGCCCGGTTTCCGGATCTTTCGGAGATCTCATGGGAGCGCGGCATGAAGCACGTTACCAGGTACGCCGAAGACACGCTTAACCGGATGTTTTCTCTCCACGCGACCGGAGGAGAACAGGACTGGAATGTCGAGCTCGGCGACGAAAACCGGGTCGAGGAATTTATCGCCCGGTATCCCGAGATCAGGCACGACGACGAACTGGCCTTCGGCCTTGCGTGGCTGATCGTGACCTCGTTCGATTTTCGAGTATGGGACCGGATGTCGGAGATCGAACTGGATTTCTACGACATCATGGAAAACTGCCAATTCGACGTGACGAAGGCCTACACACGCGAAGAGCTCCTGCTATGGGAGGAGGTTTCCGCCATCCTCATCGACAGGAAAGACTTCTTCAAAGAGATCATCGAATATTTTTCGATCAACCACGTCGAAAGAGGGGCCTTCCCGAGCGGCCTGTTGTTCGGACACACCTTTCATTGGCAACTGGCCGATGAAAGGTGACATCCTCCGGCGGCAACCGTCAGGCAATGGAGCGTGATGCTTCCCGTACCTTGTCCGTCGCGGCATCGATCTGGGTCGTCGCCGTGGAAATGAACTGGATGTTGTTGGTCACGACCTCCACCCCTTGCGAAGCGCTTTGCATGTTGGAGGAAATTTCCCGGGTGACGACCGATTGCTCTTCCACGGCCGAGGAGATGCTCGTTGAAATGTCGCTGATCTGATTGATGACGCTCAGGATTGCGGAAATAGCGGCAACGGCATTTTCCGTCGTCCCCTGCATCGATTCAATCTGGCTTGAAATATCTTCCGTCGCCTTACTGGTCTGCGACGCCAGTTCCTTCACTTCCGAGGCAACAACGGCAAATCCCTTACCGGCTTCCCCGGCTCTGGCGGCCTCGATCGTTGCGTTCAGGGCCAGAAGGTTGGTTTGATTGGCGATATTGTCGATCAATTCAACCACATGGCCGATTGTCTTGGCATCTTCAGACAGTCCAACCATGATCTCATTGGACTGGGTCGCCTCTCCGACCGCCTTCAGAGCCACCTCCGACGCGGACTGCACCTGCCGGCCGATTTCATGAATGGACGCCACCAGTTCCTCGGCGGCCGCAGCGACTGTCTGAACACTGGATGCGGTCTGGGTGGACGCCGTCGCGGATTCCGTTGCCTGCCGCATTACATCCGATATCGAACTCGCAATCTCACCCAATTGGACGTCGAT contains these protein-coding regions:
- a CDS encoding peroxiredoxin-like family protein → MPRKEDTLADRLRALADQRKRENPELDAAYQRMIDRLDDAAALAPVAGDPMPDFLLPDEEGRLVSLGEQLRHGPLVVSMNRGHWCSYCRMELCSFVDIAPELAGLGANVISVIPEKRLYAQRLKSDYGITFPILSDIDNAYALSLGLMVWVGEEIRDRFLKSGVDISTFQGNDGWFLPVPATFVVAGNGLIVDRFVDPDFRRRMPEERIFKALSGKQVG
- a CDS encoding LysR family transcriptional regulator; translation: MEMHQIRYFLAVAEHLNFTRAAEACHVAQPSLTRAIKKLEEELGGELFRRERSATHVTDLGRMMLPLLETCYEGARSAREVAGSYARGDEAPLAVAVATSVDLSPFLAAFTELARTFPGLKLTLSRGDCPDILNRLKAGEADFGIAGRFDEQWDRLNSWPLFTEDAGLCVHRDHPLAGRDCIRAADISGSRFLDRPYCADAILWRDKLEALGMAASVRHAMASDQDVGAFLARNLGVAVLPQTTPKPDDIRLLAVEDLDPVRTVRLYDVAGRHRSIAGSAFMKLLRSADLLA